From the Desulfovibrio sp. Huiquan2017 genome, the window TTTTCGGCTACACCAGCGGGGCCTTCACCGGAGCGCGGAAAGGCGGCAAGGCCGGGCTCTTCGAACTGGCTCACAACGGGACCATCTTCCTGGACGAGATCGGCGACATCTCGCCCATGATCCAGAGCCGCCTGCTGCGCGTACTCCAGGAGAAATCCGTGCTCCGCGTGGGTGGAGACCGCATCCTTGACGTGAACACGCGCATTGTGGCCGCCACGAACAAGGACCTGCTCGGCATGGTCGAAAAAGGCGACTTCCGCAGCGACCTCTACTACCGGCTCAACCTGCTCAATCTGAACATCGCCCCGCTCAGGGAGCGGCCCGAGGACATCGAGACCCTGGTCTGCTACTTCCTGGCCACCAAGGGGTCCATGTACGGCCTTGAGCCCGGCAAACGGCTATCCGCCCGCACCCTGGACATGATGCGCGAGTACGACTGGCCGGGCAACGTCCGCGAACTGGAAAACTTCATGGAAAAATTGCTCATCCTCCAGCCCCTCGAAAGCAACCTGGACTATGCGGCCATGAAGCTGCTGGCCGAACGCACGCACCGGAGCCGGGGATGCGCCGACCCGGCCGGGCAGGACGACGCCCCGGGTATGCTGACCATCCACGTGAGTTCCCTCAAGGACATGGAAAACGAAATCTTCAACAAGATGCTGGACCGCATGGGCGGCAACCAGACCCGGGTGGCCCGCCGCCTGGGCGTCAGCCGGGTGACCGTCTGGAAACGGCTCCAGGATAATCAGGTCCGCCAATAGCCCGAAGAAAAAGAAAACGGCCGGAACGATCCTGTAGATAATCGTTCCGGCCGCGAAATCCCATCCCATGCTCAGGCTGTAAGGGGTCTTGCCGTATGTCGGGATGGGGCCGGGCGGGCGGCCCTCTCTGGATGCCTGGCGGAATCGTCAGAGCGAGGTGCGGAGCCGTCCGCCGGGGGGTGGGTTATGGTTAAATCAATCGGACAGGGTGAATTTGTGGGCCTCCTCCTGGCCGCGCAGGACTCTGAGCGCTCCCAGGGCCAGGGCCTGCAACTCGTCTTCGCCGGGCTCGATGAAGATCGGCCCCAGGAAGGCGATACGCTCCCTGATCCATCCGGTCAGCCGTTCGGAGTAGGCCACCGCGCCGGTGATGACCACTCCGTCCAGGCCGCCGTGCAGCACGGTGGCCAGCCCGCCGATGGTCTTGGCCGTCTGGTAGGCCATGCCCTCGTAGACCAGCGCGGCCTCGGCGTCGCCCGCATCGATGCGGCGCTCCACCTCGATGGCGTTGTTCGTGCCCAGGTAGGCGACCAGGCCGCCCTTGCCCCGCGTCCGGCGGGTCAGGGATAACCTGTCGAACTCGCCGGAAAAGGCGCTGTCTATGAGCTGACGCACGGGCAGTCCGCCGGACCGCTCGGGCGAATACGGGCCTTCTTCGTCGGTGACCACGTCGATCATCCGCCCATTCTTGAGCACGCAGGCGCTGATGCCGCCACCCATGTGGCAGACCACGAAGGAGCACTGCTCGAAGGACTTGCCCTCGCGCTCGGCCACGCGCCGGGCCACGGCGCGCATGTTCAACACATGGCAGGAGGCCCGCCGCTTCATCTCGGGCAGGCCGCTCAGGCGGGCGATGTCCTCAAGCTGGTCCACGACCACGGCGTCGTAGATGTACGCCGGAATCCCCTGAGCCTGGGCGATGTCGTAGGCGAGCATGCCCCCCAGGTTGGAGGCGTGGTCGTCGATGGGACGGTCGCGCAGGAATTCAAACATCTCGCGGTTGACCTCGTAGGCCCCCTGGCGGAGGGGAGGCAGCTTGCCGCCCCGGCCGGACACGGCGCTCAGGGACGCAAGGTCCACGCCGTTGTCGGCCAAGCACTTGAGGATGGCCTCGCGGCGCATGGGGAACTGCTCGGTCATGCTGTTGGTGAACCGGGCCAGCTCTTCGGCCGGATGATCGACCTTGTGCTCGAAGCGCAGCCTGTCGTTGTCGAAGACCGCGATCTTGGTGGAGGTCGATCCAGGATTGATGGTCAGTATGGCATATGAATCTTGAGACACTGATGGCTCCTGTCGAACGTTAGTTGTCGCCGAGGGTCGCGGACGCGGCCAGGACCAGGGGCCAGTACTTGTCCTGGGTGGCCGCCGCCCGCGAAGTCAGCACGATGGGGCCGCGCCCGCCGATGACGATGCCCGCGCTGCGGGAATGCCCGGCATAACGCAGGGCCTTGATGAGCACGTTGGCCGCGTTGATGTCCGGGCAGGCCAAAAGGTCGGCGTCGCCCTGGATGGGGCTGTCGAACCTTTTGATCTTCGCGGACTCGGGGCTCATGGCCAGATCATAGGAAATGGGGCCCTCGACCACGCAGTCGCCCAGTTCGCCGGCCGCTCCGGCCTTCTTGATCTCCACGGCGTCCATGGTGGCCTGCATCTTGGGGTTGGGAACTTCGGTGGAGGCCAGCACGGCCACCTTGGGGGAGACGAAGCCCATGGCCTTCATGGTGGCCACCGCGTTGCGGATGATCCCCTTCTTCTGCTCCACGTCCGGGCTGATGTTGATGGCCGCGTCGGTCAGGCCGAAGAGCTTCGGATGATCGGGCAGTTCGATGACGCTCAAGTGGGAAATGAGATTCCCGGTACGAAATTCCGCTTCCTTGCTGAACAGGGCCTTGAGCATGTTCCCGGTGGGGATGTTGCCCTTCATCAGGAAATCGGCCCGGCCCGATGCCAGGGATTGTCCCGCCAGGACTGCGGCTTCTTCCGGGGAGGCGGCATGCTCGATGGCGAAGTCCGCCGGGGACAGGCCGAGAAGTTCCAGTTGCTCGGCGATGACGTCCTTGTCGCCGAACAGTACCGGGGTGATCAGCCCGTCTTCCCGGGCGTCGCGCACGGCTTCGAGCACATGACTCTCGGTGGCGTTGATCACGGACACCGTCCGCGCGCCCCGGCCGCTGTTGCGCACCTTGTCGGCCAGTTGTTCCAGGGTGGTGTATGACATGAATTCCTCGTGATATGGATCCCGGGGCCCCATGCGGCGGGGCCCCGGAAGACGGCTCGGCCGTCGGTTGCTATGCTTCTTCGGACAGGGACAGGGCCAGGTCCGGGCAGACCATGACGCAACTGTTGCAGCCGATGCACCGGTCCAGGTGCTTGGGCGAGGACACGACGTATCCGGCCGCGTTGAGCTTGCCCTCGAACTCGAAGACGTCCTTGGGGCAGGTTTCCTTACAGTAGCCGCACCCCTTGCAGCGCTCTTCCACGATGGTGATCTTGAACTTCTTCTTGGCTTCTTCCATGGTCATTACCTCGTCTGGGAAGCCGCTTCGGCCAGGGCGATGCCCTTTTTCACGGCTTCGATGTTCATTTCAGCGATCTTGGGGGCGAATTTCTTGGTGGCCGCCGCGACGATGCTGTCGAAGTCCACGAACGGATGGAGCTGGTAGGCCGCGCCCAGCGCCACGAGGTTGGCCGACTTGGGCGCGCCCATGTCCTGAGCCGTCTTGGTGCAGGGGATGCCCAGCCAGTTGTCGAAGGTCCGTTCGGCCATGATGCTGGAGTCGTAGACCACGGGCACGGAAGCATTGTCGTAGCGGCCGCCGACCACGTCGTGCAGGGCCACGATCACGTTGGGGCTCAGGACCTGCTGGAACAGGATCTCGTCCGGGGCGATGATCGCCTCGGCGGAGATGAAGCCGCCGCGCTGGGCGATGCCGTAGGTCTGGGTCTGGACCACGTTCAGGCCCTCGGCGATGGCGCATTCGGCCAGGAAGGAGGCCACGAAGATGAGCCCCTGTCCGCCGGTACCCGCCATGATGATTTCGGAGTGTTTCGTCATGTTACTTGCCCTCCTTCTGCTGCAGGCGCTCGCGCATGACTTCATAGCTGGTGTTGAAGTCGGGATCGGTCCGCTCCACGAACTTGCCGACCTTGAAGTATCCTTGGGCGGCGGCGTCCTCGATCTTATCGTACCGGGCCTCGGACACCCCCTTCTCCTTGAGCCAGCGGAGCATGTCCACGGGCTGGCGCATCTTGTTGCGCGGGCCGAAGAGCGTGGTGCACGGGCTGGCCACCTCGATGAGGGAAAAGCCCTTGTTGGCGATGCCTTCCTGGATGCGCTTGGACAGCCGCGTGCCCTGGGCCACGGTCTCGCGGGCCACGTAATTGGCTCCGGCCACCTTGGCCAGTTCGCAAACGTCCACGCTGCGCTCGGGGTTGCCGAGCACCGAGGTGCTGGTCACGGCGTCGTGGGGCGTGGTGGCCGAGGCCTGGCCGCCGGTCATGCCGTAGTTGTAGTTGTTCACCAGCACGGCGGTCAGATCCATGTTGCGGCGGGCCGCGTGGAGCAGGTGGTTGCCGCCGATGGTCGTGCCGTCGCCGTCGCCCATGAGCACGACCACGGTCAGCTCGGGGTTGGCGCTCTTCACGCCCGTGGCGTAGGCCAGGGCCCGGCCGTGGGTGGTGTGCAGGGCGTTGCAGGTGAAGTAATCATCCGCCTTGCCCCAGCAGCCGATGCCGCTGACCATGACGATCTTGCGCGGATCCAGCTCAAGGTTTTCAAGGGCGCAGGCAATGGCCCTGACGACAATGCCGTCGCCGCAACCCGCGCACCACATGTGCGGCAGGGAGTCGGTCTTTATATAATCCATTCCAGTGGCGTATTTCATCGTTACTCTCCTAGTACAGGGCCTTTTCGATGGCGTCGGGGAACATGATGGTTCCGTTGTACGAATTGACCGTGCGGACCATGGAGGCGTCGCCGACGACCTTGCGAACCTCGCCGGCCATCTGGCCCGCGTAGTTCATCTCCGGAACGATGACGGAACTCGCATTCTGCGCGGCCTTGGCGACGGCCTTGGCCGGGAAGGGCCAGACGGTCTGAAGTTGCAGCACACCGACCTTGACGCCCTTTTCGCGGGCCTTGGCGGCGGCGGTACGCGCGGCGCGGGTGACCACGCCGTAGGCCACGATGAGGATCTCGCAGCCCTCCACGTCGAACTCCTTGACCATGATCACGTCGTCGATGTCTTGTTCAAGCTTGGTGTGCAGCTGGGCCACGCGGCGGGCGGCGTTGTCCGGCGTGTTGCAACTGTAGCCGTCCTCGCCGTGCATGGAGCTGGTGACGTGGAAGATGTAGTCGCTCCCGTAGGCGGCCAGCGGGGCCACCGCACCGGGCTCGAAGCTGAACGGCTTGTAGTCCTTGGGCTCGCCCGCGGGCTTCACGCGGTCGATAACCTCCAGCTCGCCCGGCTCGGGCAGACGGAAGCTCTCGCGCATGTGTCCGACCACCTCGTCCGGGGCCACGATCACCTGGGTGCGGTACTTCTCGGCGATGTTGAAGGCCTTGACGGTGAGCTCGAAACACTCGGCCACGGTGGCCGGAATCAGGGCGACGACGCTCTGGTCGCCGTGGCGGCCCCAGCGCAACTGCATCATGTCGGACTGGGCCGGGCGGGTGGCCAGGCCGGTGCTCGGGCCGGATCGCTGGACATTGACCACGACCAGCGGCACTTCGCCCATGGTGGCCATGCCGAGGTTCTCCTGCATGAGCGAGAAACCGGGGCCGCTGGTGGCGGTGAAGGCCTTGGCGCCGGACAGGGATGCGCCGATGATGGCGCCCATGCTGGCCAGCTCATCCTCCATCTGCATGTAGACGCCGCCGAGCTTGGGCATCTCGCTGGCCGCGATCTGCGCGATTTCCGACGAAGGCGTGATGGGATAGCCGGCATAGAACCGCGCCCCGGCGTAGAAAGCGCCCTGGGCGATGGCGGCGTTGCCTTGGATCAATTTGGCTGTACTCATTGAATAAACTCCTCAATATATTACATTAAGCCGAACATCTTCCAGAAGGGAATGCTGACCAGGAACCCGATGGTGCTGATCACCGTGAAGGCCATGCAGAACTTGGCCATGGGCCAGTGGTCCGACATTTCGCCGTGCGTGGTGAACTGGGCGCACAGATAAATCGTGTTCATGTATTTGAAGAAGAAGACGTTGGCGGCCGTGAAGGCGACGAAGATGACGATCCAGGGGTTGATGCCCGCGGCCAGGACCGACGGCATCATGACGATGGCCACGATGATGGAACCCGACGTCATGTTTGTTATCAGGAACCGGATCAGGACGATGACCACGACGATGGATATGATCATGACGGGCACGGAACTCATGACCATGCCCATGATCGGCTTGAGCGCGTCGGACAACCAGGTGTCGATGCTCAGGGCCTTGACGACCTTGGCCATGTTGAAGACGCAACCGATAAGGAAGATGGCGGGCCATTCGATGCGGGTCTTGAAGTCTTCCTTGGTCATGGTCTTCACGCCCAGCAGCACGCACATGGCGATGACCGCGATGACCGCGCCCGAGACGTGATGCAGGAAGCTGGTCATCCAGCCGAGCAGCGCGCAGAGAATGACGGCCAGGACGATCTTCTCGTCCCGGGTCATGGGCCCGATCTTGTCAAGCTCCCTGCGGCCGTATCCCTTGGGCAGCGTCAGCGGCTCCTTGGGCGCATAGGCCCAGAAGATGTACAGCGCCAACCCCGTAAAGGCGACCACGCCCCAGGGCAGGGCCCAC encodes:
- the buk gene encoding butyrate kinase, with amino-acid sequence MSQDSYAILTINPGSTSTKIAVFDNDRLRFEHKVDHPAEELARFTNSMTEQFPMRREAILKCLADNGVDLASLSAVSGRGGKLPPLRQGAYEVNREMFEFLRDRPIDDHASNLGGMLAYDIAQAQGIPAYIYDAVVVDQLEDIARLSGLPEMKRRASCHVLNMRAVARRVAEREGKSFEQCSFVVCHMGGGISACVLKNGRMIDVVTDEEGPYSPERSGGLPVRQLIDSAFSGEFDRLSLTRRTRGKGGLVAYLGTNNAIEVERRIDAGDAEAALVYEGMAYQTAKTIGGLATVLHGGLDGVVITGAVAYSERLTGWIRERIAFLGPIFIEPGEDELQALALGALRVLRGQEEAHKFTLSD
- a CDS encoding 2-oxoacid:acceptor oxidoreductase subunit alpha, which gives rise to MSTAKLIQGNAAIAQGAFYAGARFYAGYPITPSSEIAQIAASEMPKLGGVYMQMEDELASMGAIIGASLSGAKAFTATSGPGFSLMQENLGMATMGEVPLVVVNVQRSGPSTGLATRPAQSDMMQLRWGRHGDQSVVALIPATVAECFELTVKAFNIAEKYRTQVIVAPDEVVGHMRESFRLPEPGELEVIDRVKPAGEPKDYKPFSFEPGAVAPLAAYGSDYIFHVTSSMHGEDGYSCNTPDNAARRVAQLHTKLEQDIDDVIMVKEFDVEGCEILIVAYGVVTRAARTAAAKAREKGVKVGVLQLQTVWPFPAKAVAKAAQNASSVIVPEMNYAGQMAGEVRKVVGDASMVRTVNSYNGTIMFPDAIEKALY
- a CDS encoding phosphate acyltransferase is translated as MSYTTLEQLADKVRNSGRGARTVSVINATESHVLEAVRDAREDGLITPVLFGDKDVIAEQLELLGLSPADFAIEHAASPEEAAVLAGQSLASGRADFLMKGNIPTGNMLKALFSKEAEFRTGNLISHLSVIELPDHPKLFGLTDAAINISPDVEQKKGIIRNAVATMKAMGFVSPKVAVLASTEVPNPKMQATMDAVEIKKAGAAGELGDCVVEGPISYDLAMSPESAKIKRFDSPIQGDADLLACPDINAANVLIKALRYAGHSRSAGIVIGGRGPIVLTSRAAATQDKYWPLVLAASATLGDN
- a CDS encoding thiamine pyrophosphate-dependent enzyme — translated: MKYATGMDYIKTDSLPHMWCAGCGDGIVVRAIACALENLELDPRKIVMVSGIGCWGKADDYFTCNALHTTHGRALAYATGVKSANPELTVVVLMGDGDGTTIGGNHLLHAARRNMDLTAVLVNNYNYGMTGGQASATTPHDAVTSTSVLGNPERSVDVCELAKVAGANYVARETVAQGTRLSKRIQEGIANKGFSLIEVASPCTTLFGPRNKMRQPVDMLRWLKEKGVSEARYDKIEDAAAQGYFKVGKFVERTDPDFNTSYEVMRERLQQKEGK
- a CDS encoding ferredoxin family protein encodes the protein MEEAKKKFKITIVEERCKGCGYCKETCPKDVFEFEGKLNAAGYVVSSPKHLDRCIGCNSCVMVCPDLALSLSEEA
- a CDS encoding SLC13 family permease, which gives rise to MECKQNAGDGWVAYLKYAVAILSIFAGVAIALTTPPDGLTPEAMRAIGVLVFAVGWWICQIVPEYVTGILMCTLWAATHSVKFNVAFSTFAGTGWWMMVGAFALGAVAGRTGLLRRISLYVLTLFPATFRGQVLGLMGAGTIISPLVPSMNAKSALSAPLALAISDSLGAERKSPAASGLLAACYTGFVLMGHIFLSGSFSHYMLISILPEQYKNVSWFDWFLWALPWGVVAFTGLALYIFWAYAPKEPLTLPKGYGRRELDKIGPMTRDEKIVLAVILCALLGWMTSFLHHVSGAVIAVIAMCVLLGVKTMTKEDFKTRIEWPAIFLIGCVFNMAKVVKALSIDTWLSDALKPIMGMVMSSVPVMIISIVVVIVLIRFLITNMTSGSIIVAIVMMPSVLAAGINPWIVIFVAFTAANVFFFKYMNTIYLCAQFTTHGEMSDHWPMAKFCMAFTVISTIGFLVSIPFWKMFGLM
- a CDS encoding 2-oxoacid:acceptor oxidoreductase family protein, yielding MTKHSEIIMAGTGGQGLIFVASFLAECAIAEGLNVVQTQTYGIAQRGGFISAEAIIAPDEILFQQVLSPNVIVALHDVVGGRYDNASVPVVYDSSIMAERTFDNWLGIPCTKTAQDMGAPKSANLVALGAAYQLHPFVDFDSIVAAATKKFAPKIAEMNIEAVKKGIALAEAASQTR